One window from the genome of Elaeis guineensis isolate ETL-2024a chromosome 5, EG11, whole genome shotgun sequence encodes:
- the LOC140858035 gene encoding V-type proton ATPase subunit E-like isoform X2: MKEADVSKQIEQMVRFIRQEAEEKANEISVSAEEEFNIEKLKLVEAEKKKIRQEYERKEKQVEVRRKIEYSMQLNASRIKVLQAQDDLVNFMKDSASRKLLQVSDDSKTYGMLLKNLTVQSLLRLKEPEVLLRCRKIDHELVESILEEAKQEYAEIAEVHPPEITIDERVYLPPPPADYEDHGLFCSGGVVLASQDGRIVCENTLDARLDVVFRQKLPEIRKRLFEKFAT, translated from the exons ATGAAGGAGGCGGATGTCTCGAAGCAGATCGAACAGATGGTTCGATTCATCCGGCAGGAGGCCGAGGAGAAAGCTAATGAGATCTCCGTCTCCGCCGAAGAG GAATTCAACATAGAGAAATTAAAGCTTGTTgaagctgaaaagaaaaaaattcggcAAGAGTATGAGCGAAAGGAAAAACAGGTGGAAGTTCGTAGAAAAAT TGAGTACTCAATGCAGCTAAATGCATCACGTATCAAGGTTCTGCAAGCCCAAGATGATCTGGTTAATTTCATGAAGGACTCTGCCAGCAGGAAGCTTTTGCAGGTTTCTGATGATTCAAAGACTTATGGAATGCTTCTTAAAAATCTGACGGTACAG AGTTTACTACGCTTAAAGGAGCCAGAAGTATTGTTGCGTTGCAGAAAAATAGATCATGAATTGGTTGAATCCATCTTGGAGGAAGCAAAGCAAGAGTATGCAGAGATAGCAGAAGTTCATCCTCCAGAAATTACTATTGATGAGCGTGTGTATCTTCCACCACCTCCAGCTGATTATGAGGATCATGGTCTTTTCTG CTCCGGAGGTGTTGTTTTGGCTTCACAAGATGGGAGAATTGTCTGTGAAAACacactagatgccagattggatgTTGTTTTCAGACAGAAACTGCCTGAG ATCCGGAAGCGCCTTTTTGAAAAATTTGCCACCTGA
- the LOC140858035 gene encoding V-type proton ATPase subunit E-like isoform X1: MKEADVSKQIEQMVRFIRQEAEEKANEISVSAEEEFNIEKLKLVEAEKKKIRQEYERKEKQVEVRRKIEYSMQLNASRIKVLQAQDDLVNFMKDSASRKLLQVSDDSKTYGMLLKNLTVQSLLRLKEPEVLLRCRKIDHELVESILEEAKQEYAEIAEVHPPEITIDERVYLPPPPADYEDHGLFCSGGVVLASQDGRIVCENTLDARLDVVFRQKLPESVCWLEFWCAMHLAFRWVCSLFVFIGSALDMVSLISDTGLFLLLKKIH; the protein is encoded by the exons ATGAAGGAGGCGGATGTCTCGAAGCAGATCGAACAGATGGTTCGATTCATCCGGCAGGAGGCCGAGGAGAAAGCTAATGAGATCTCCGTCTCCGCCGAAGAG GAATTCAACATAGAGAAATTAAAGCTTGTTgaagctgaaaagaaaaaaattcggcAAGAGTATGAGCGAAAGGAAAAACAGGTGGAAGTTCGTAGAAAAAT TGAGTACTCAATGCAGCTAAATGCATCACGTATCAAGGTTCTGCAAGCCCAAGATGATCTGGTTAATTTCATGAAGGACTCTGCCAGCAGGAAGCTTTTGCAGGTTTCTGATGATTCAAAGACTTATGGAATGCTTCTTAAAAATCTGACGGTACAG AGTTTACTACGCTTAAAGGAGCCAGAAGTATTGTTGCGTTGCAGAAAAATAGATCATGAATTGGTTGAATCCATCTTGGAGGAAGCAAAGCAAGAGTATGCAGAGATAGCAGAAGTTCATCCTCCAGAAATTACTATTGATGAGCGTGTGTATCTTCCACCACCTCCAGCTGATTATGAGGATCATGGTCTTTTCTG CTCCGGAGGTGTTGTTTTGGCTTCACAAGATGGGAGAATTGTCTGTGAAAACacactagatgccagattggatgTTGTTTTCAGACAGAAACTGCCTGAG TCAGTCTGTTGGCTTGAATTTTGGTGTGCGATGCATTTGGCATTCAGATGGGTTTGTTCACTCTTCGTTTTCATTGGTTCTGCATTAGATATGGTATCTTTAATAAGTGACACTGGATTATTTTTATTACTTAAAAAAATACATTGA
- the LOC140858035 gene encoding V-type proton ATPase subunit E-like isoform X3 produces the protein MQLNASRIKVLQAQDDLVNFMKDSASRKLLQVSDDSKTYGMLLKNLTVQSLLRLKEPEVLLRCRKIDHELVESILEEAKQEYAEIAEVHPPEITIDERVYLPPPPADYEDHGLFCSGGVVLASQDGRIVCENTLDARLDVVFRQKLPESVCWLEFWCAMHLAFRWVCSLFVFIGSALDMVSLISDTGLFLLLKKIH, from the exons ATGCAGCTAAATGCATCACGTATCAAGGTTCTGCAAGCCCAAGATGATCTGGTTAATTTCATGAAGGACTCTGCCAGCAGGAAGCTTTTGCAGGTTTCTGATGATTCAAAGACTTATGGAATGCTTCTTAAAAATCTGACGGTACAG AGTTTACTACGCTTAAAGGAGCCAGAAGTATTGTTGCGTTGCAGAAAAATAGATCATGAATTGGTTGAATCCATCTTGGAGGAAGCAAAGCAAGAGTATGCAGAGATAGCAGAAGTTCATCCTCCAGAAATTACTATTGATGAGCGTGTGTATCTTCCACCACCTCCAGCTGATTATGAGGATCATGGTCTTTTCTG CTCCGGAGGTGTTGTTTTGGCTTCACAAGATGGGAGAATTGTCTGTGAAAACacactagatgccagattggatgTTGTTTTCAGACAGAAACTGCCTGAG TCAGTCTGTTGGCTTGAATTTTGGTGTGCGATGCATTTGGCATTCAGATGGGTTTGTTCACTCTTCGTTTTCATTGGTTCTGCATTAGATATGGTATCTTTAATAAGTGACACTGGATTATTTTTATTACTTAAAAAAATACATTGA
- the LOC140858034 gene encoding uncharacterized protein: MAKPSQRIIHGFQRLCSHDIHPNPLSPNPISSGQSRFVNSRHLSSKLSSNHPSPSGIWRGAYYSEVLSKPASQNGIFARFRSPKFDSCSPQLNSFNRNCSYGNLPAGFSNSRHMSSGNPTKLPSFSSGIKGLGGIKGLGRINENGFRNRFFSVKNYNSVKFNGNFGKSVVEKPLSAVSSAFSRYREAVGLQVEAFWKRNYLVLVGAGAVVVCIALWRIMFGVASIFVGLSEGMAKYGFLALATAMVAFTGLYLRSRFTINPDKIYRMAMRKLNTSAGILEVMGAPLTGTDVRAYVMSGGGPRLKNFKLKFGGKRCFLIFPIKGSERRGLVSVEVKKKKGQHDMKLLAVDIPMASGPDQRLFLAGDEKEYQVGGGLISELRDPIVKAMAAEKEFEDLDQKEEEEDAIREQEEAERRLHEEKERALEEEERKRREAEMLEKGGS; this comes from the exons ATGGCAAAGCCCTCCCAACGGATCATTCATGGCTTCCAAAGGCTCTGCTCCCACGACATCCATCCAAACCCTTTGTCCCCAAACCCCATTTCTTCTGGCCAGTCTAGGTTCGTCAATTCCAGGCACCTGAGCTCCAAGCTCTCTTCCAACCATCCGTCGCCCTCAGGAATCTGGAGAGGAGCTTATTATAGTGAGGTTTTGTCCAAACCCGCATCTCAAAATGGTATCTTTGCTCGTTTCCGCTCGCCAAAGTTCGATTCATGCTCTCCACAGCTCAATAGCTTCAACAGGAATTGCTCTTATGGGAATCTCCCAGCTGGATTTTCGAATTCGAGGCATATGAGCTCCGGAAACCCTACCAAGTTGCCATCTTTTTCTTCTGGGATTAAAGGGCTTGGTGGGATCAAGGGGCTTGGTAGGATCAATGAGAATGGGTTCAGAAACAGGTTTTTCTCAGTTAAGAATTACAATTCTGTCAAGTTTAATGGAAATTTTGGAAAATCGGTGGTTGAGAAGCCGTTATCTGCTGTTTCATCGGCATTCTCGCGGTACCGTGAGGCAGTTGGATTGCAGGTTGAGGCATTTTGGAAGAGAAATTACTTGGTCCTTGTGGGGGCTGGGGCAGTAGTCGTCTGCATTGCACTTTGGAGAATCATGTTTGGAGTTGCGAGCATTTTTGTAGGGCTTTCGGAAGGCATGGCCAAGTATGGGTTCCTTGCTTTGGCAACCGCCATGGTAGCTTTTACT GGCTTGTATCTTCGTTCAAGATTCACTATCAATCCAGACAAAATTTACAGGATGGCAATGAGGAAGTTGAACACATCTGCTGGTATTCTAGAGGTGATGGGTGCCCCTCTAACTGGGACAGATGTGAGAGCTTATGTTATGTCTGGAGGTGGACCTAGATTGAAGAACTTTAAGCTTAAGTTTGGTGGCAAGCGGTGTTTCCTCATTTTCCCCATCAAAGGATCTGAAAGGAGGGGACTAGTAAGTGTTGAGGTCAAGAAGAAAAAAGGCCAG CACGACATGAAACTACTTGCAGTTGATATCCCAATGGCATCAGGGCCTGATCAGCGGCTGTTTCTAGCTGGGGACGAGAAAGAATACCAAGTTGGTGGGGGGTTGATATCTGAACTAAGGGACCCCATAGTAAAAGCAATGGCTGCAGAGAAGGAGTTTGAAGATCTAGAtcaaaaggaggaggaagaagatgcaaTCAGAGAGCAAGAGGAGGCAGAAAGAAGGCTACATGAGGAAAAAGAAAGGGCActtgaagaggaagaaagaaaacgcCGTGAGGCTGAGATGCTAGAAAAAGGTGGTTCATAG